A single region of the Miscanthus floridulus cultivar M001 unplaced genomic scaffold, ASM1932011v1 fs_482_1_2, whole genome shotgun sequence genome encodes:
- the LOC136531939 gene encoding uncharacterized protein — MAATSGSSVLPTHTAPSAPAYPASTKPSPNPRRRCLCICLLITLAFLAALAITLLVLFLTVLRVRDPTTRVVSTQLSGIAPRLTFPAVSLQLNITLLLVVSVHNPNPASFAYASGGHTDLTYRGVQVGAAEIDPGRIPSRGDGNVSLALTLQADRFASDLPQLLSDVEAGAVPLEAATRIPGKVNILGLFKRRAVAYSDCSFVFGVPEMRVRSQQCRDRTKL; from the coding sequence ATGGCGGCCACCTCCGGCAGCAGCGTCCTCCCGACGCACACAGCCCCGTCCGCCCCCGCCTACCCTGCCTCCACCAAGCCCTCCCCGAACCCACGCCGGCGCTGCCTCTGCATCTGCCTCCTCATAACCCTCGCCttcctcgccgcgctcgccatcaCGCTGCTCGTCCTCTTCCTGACGGTCCTGCGCGTCCGCGACCCCACGACCCGCGTCGTCTCCACGCAGCTCTCCGGCATCGCCCCGCGCCTCACCTTCCCGGCCGTCTCGCTCCAGCTCAACATCACGCTCCTCCTCGTGGTGTCCGTGCACAACCCGAACCCGGCCTCGTTCGCGTACGCCTCGGGGGGCCACACGGACCTCACGTACCGGGGCGTCCAGGTCGGGGCCGCCGAGATCGACCCGGGCCGGATCCCGAGCCGCGGCGACGGCAACGTCAGCCTCGCGCTCACGCTCCAGGCCGACCGCTTCGCGTCCGACCTGCCACAGCTGCTCAGCGACGTCGAGGCCGGCGCCGTGCCGCTGGAGGCCGCCACCAGGATCCCCGGGAAGGTCAACATCCTGGGCCTGTTCAAGCGCCGCGCCGTGGCCTACTCGGATTGTAGCTTCGTCTTCGGCGTCCCCGAGATGCGGGTGCGCTCCCAGCAGTGCCGCGACCGCACCAAGctctag